The DNA segment TATTGATAACTAACTTATTAATAGCTTTTTGGGTTTTACCATGTTCGTTATCGGACATTTTATGTGCGAGAGCGTACAGTTGGACGATACCACTTCGATTTCGCCAGATCCGGTTGATACGACCATAATGTTTTTCTTTCTGGATAAAATTAAGGAGATATTGCGGACCGGACTGTTAAAAAATTAAAGGAAAGACTGTAAATTTGAACATCACACATTTCCACACGCGCTTAGAATGAACAAAAAATTTATAGTACAATTCACCATACTTATTACTGGCTTAATTTCAATCAATTCATACGCCCAAACACACACCTTTGATGATAAAACAATCGATAGTGTGGAATTCTCAAGAGCTAAAAAAGCATTAAATGATTTAACGGTTGATAAATTTCAAAAGAAAATCTACCTGAATGGCAAAAGCAGAATACCTTACAGGATCTTAATGCCTAAAGATATCCAGGCAAAAAAATACCCTTTAGTGATCACCTTTCATAATTCTACAAGAATCGGGAATGATAATGAGAATCAATTAGAGCCTTTGGCGAGGATCTGGCTGAGAGAAAACATCTATAGCAATTTTAATTGCTTTGTTATAGCGCCACAGTTTAACGAACGATCATCCAACTATCAGCAAGAAAATGATGGCGTTTTAACGGCTACACCATCAGATGATGCCCGAGAAATATTAAAACTGATTGAGGAAATTGA comes from the Pedobacter sp. FW305-3-2-15-E-R2A2 genome and includes:
- a CDS encoding prolyl oligopeptidase family serine peptidase, with product MEFSRAKKALNDLTVDKFQKKIYLNGKSRIPYRILMPKDIQAKKYPLVITFHNSTRIGNDNENQLEPLARIWLRENIYSNFNCFVIAPQFNERSSNYQQENDGVLTATPSDDAREILKLIEEIERTYPVDKNKIYLVGYSMGASTAQNILNINPEKFAALVSIAGVPDLSNLKKLKNKKIWLIHGKKDIENPYIGSTELYARLGNNKNLVFTTFNTLEHNNIIIPYLLSDEIPKWLFKTSRYLK